GGGATTAAATAAAAAAAAAGCCGCTCTAAAGAGCGGCTTTTTTTTGTCAATATTTTCTTAGAAGCGACGACGAGCTACTTCTTCAATTTTTCCTATTTTTCGTAAAAAGTCTTTTTCCTTTTTTAAGCGCAAGCCGGTTAGAGCTTGTTTCTTTTGTTGACGCTTAGTTTTTTCGGGAATTAAGTGTTGTTTTTCCCTGGCCTTTTCCAAACGCTTACCGTTTTTAACGGCACGCCGAAACTTACGCAAAAAAGATTCAAAACTTTCACTGGGTCGTCTTTTATAATCAGCCATAAATCACACCTACCTTTCTATTTATTTTTTTATCTAATTTATCTTTGACTTTTTTAATGGCAATCGTTTCTTGAGCACCTGATTCCATATCGCGAAGCAAAATTGTTTCATCCATAATCTCTTTCTTGCCTAAAATCAAAGTTACCTTAGCTTGTAAATTGTTAGCTTCTTCAAGTTGAGCCCTGAGGCCATCAACTGAAAAAGATTGACGAACATTAAAGCCAGCTAAGCGCAATTCTTCAAAAAGAAGTAAGGCGCGAACACGGGCAGACTCACTTAACTGAGCCACATAAATCAATTCTTGTTCGTCAGGATATTTATAAACGGCATTCTGTTCTTTAAGCCGAGCGGTTATTCTTTCTAGGCCAATAGCCACACCACAAGCACTTTCTTTGCCTCCTAAAAAGGAAAGTAGGGCGTCACAGCGACCCCCAGCCGCCAGAGCCTGGCGCCCATTAGTGTTGCCATCAACCCCAACCGGCCAAAACTCAAAAACTGTTTCACTGTAATAGCTCAAATTGCGGACCAGGTAAGAATTAAAATTATAAGGAATGTTTAAGTCATCCAAATATTCTAAAACTTTAGAAAAATGTTCACGACTCTCTACCGATAAAAAGTCAGCAATCTGTGGCGCGCTCTCGCGAGCTTTAAGACAAGCATCTTCGCGGCAATCTAAAAGAGCTAAAGGACTTTTAAGTAAAGCTTTTTTACAGCTATGGCAAAGATTGGTTCGTCGCCCCCGCTCTTTAAAAAAAGCGTTTAGTTTATTGGTATAATCGCGACGAGCATCGGAATCTCCTAAACTATTAATCTGCAACTGAAAATTAAGCCCCAGTTCTTTTAAATAGCGATAAGCCGCATTAATAATTAAAGCTTCAGAAATCGGCTTCGGCTCGCCAATGATTTCTAAGTCTAACTGATTAAATTCACGGTAGCGGCCGCCGCCAACTTTTTCTTGGCGAAAGACCGGACCAATAGCAAAAAGCCTGGTCGGTAAAGAACTATCTTCACTCTTATTCTCTAGATAAGCACGAAACATTCCCTGAGTCAACTCCGGGCGAAGGGCGCCTTTTTGCCCCGGATCCAAATCAACAGTAAAAAACTCTTTTTCCTGACCGCTGCGGGTAATTTTCTTATACATGCCTAAGTCCTCAATAATTGGCGTTTTGATTGGCGCAAAGCCATAGGCGCGGGCCAACTCCCAAGCCTTGGCTGTCGCTAAATCCCAAGTTAAAAACTCTTTGCCTAAATAATCCTTAAAGCCCATTAAGTGCTGATAAGTCTTAGCACTTTTCTTCTCCAAGTGGCGAACGGTCGGCTTAGTCTCCACCGGAGCAGTTTTTTTGACAGCAGCCGGCACCGGTTTTTTTTTAACACTATTTTTAGCAGCGGGCTTTTTAGTAGTTTTCGCTTTAGTCATAAAATTATCATTTTAATATTTAATACTGAGGCAGATCCTTATCGGTAAAGACACCCCAACGATTAATCGGAAACCCGCGAACCCAAACCTTACCGGTAATAAAGCTACGCTTCACTGGGCCGAAAAAGCGGGAATCCTGAGAAGCGTCACGATTATCGCCTAAAACATAATACTCATCGGCTCCCAATTTAACCAGGTTCTCGCTATTAGCAATAGTTATTTCATCGTCTGCCAAATAATTTTCTTTGAGAATATAACCGTGAGGATACTCTTCATTATAAATGTAAACATGGTTATCTTTTATTTGCACGGTTTCTCCGGGTAAACCAATCACTCGTTTAATAAAATGCTCTTGCGGATCGCGTGGGTATCTAAAGACGACTACTTGCCCCCGCTGCGGATCCTTAAAACGGTAAGAGAGCTCATCAATAATTAAGTATTCGTAGTTAGAAAAAGTCGGCTCCATTGAAGCGCCTTTAACATAAAAAGGTTGAATTAAAAAATAGCGAACCGCCACGATAATCACTATCGCAATGGCGGCCATTTTTATAAACTCCTGAAGGCCTAACAATATCTTTTTAAGCATAAATAAAAAATTGTTGAGCGCTTTATCCGTCAATAGAAAACGGCATCAACTAAAAACTTTTGCTATTATAACACTAAAGAAGCAAAAACACTAATCACTAACAACCTTTAAACAATAAGCATTCCGTCGCCAAAGGAGTAAAATTTATAGCCTTTTTTGACAGCTAGCTGGTAGGCTTTTTTTGTCAAGTCTTCACCAGCAAACGCCGAAACCATCATTAAAAGTGTTGATTGCGGTAAATGAAAATTGGTAATTAAAGCATCAACGGCTAAAAAATTATAACCGGGATAAATAAAAATTTTTGTCCAAGCGCCCAACTCTTCGGGCCAACCCACTTGCGCCCAAGTCTCTAGTGTTCGGGCGCTGGTCGTCCCCACCGCCACTAAACGGCGGCCCGCCTGTTTGGCGCTTCGTAAATAAGTAGCGGTTTTCTTATCAATGACCGCCCACTCCGCATGCATCTGATGATTACGGATATCAGCCTCTTTAACGGCCGCGAAAGTTCCCAAGCCAACATGGAGCGTAATTTTTTTTACGCTTATGCCTCGCTTTTTTAAACTCCTCAAGAGGCGAGGAGTAAAATGAAGACCGGCAGTGGGCGCCGCTACCGACCCCACTTTATTATCCGCGGCATAAACCGTTTGATACCGTTTTTTATTGGCCCTTAACTTCTGATGGGCGCTTTTTATGTAAGGCGGCAAAGGCATTAAGCCAATAGCGCTGACCGTTTTAATAAATTTAGCGCCACTTTGATTAAAAGCTACTCGCCAAGTGCCATCACCCTGATCATTGATTAGCGTCGCCACTAAGCCTTTTTTAAAAAATACTTTCAGTGCTGACCGGACCCGACCACCCACCAGACACTCCCAAACATTAGCTTTTTCTAAGCGATGTAAAAGGATCTCGACTTGGCCGCCACTTTCTTTATTCCCTAATAATCGTGCCGGTAAAACTTTAGAGTCATTAATCACTAAAACATCGCCGGGCTGAAGGAAATCAGCTAAGCACTTAAAATTACTTTCTTGAATTTCTTGAGTTTGGCAATTTAAAACTAAGAGTCGGGCCGCATCTCGTGGTTTAGCGGGCTCTTGACCAATCAGTTCTGGCGGCAAGTAATAATTAAAAGATTGTAGTTCGTAACTCATAAACCGAGCTGTCCAGGACGATTAATCTTTAGATGGCGATAAGCCGATTCGGTTACTAGTCGCCCCCGGGCGGATCGATCTAAAAATCCAAGCTGTAGAAGGTAGGGCTCATAAACATTCTCGATCGTATTTAGTTCTTCACCGGTGGCCGCCGCTAAAGTATTTAAACCAACCGGACCGCCATTAAATTTTTCAATAATCGTTTTTAAAATTTTGCGATCTGTTTGGTCCAAGCCCAAATCATCAATTTCCAACATTGCGAAAGATTCTTTACAAATCGGCAAATCCACCACCCCATCACTTTTTACCAAAGAATAATCGCGGACCCTCTTTAAGAGCCGATTGGCTACGCGCGGGGTCTTCCGGGACCGCTGAGCAATCTCGCCGGCCGCGGCTGGCTCTAAGCGGACATCTAAAACTTTGGCGCTGCGACGAACAATCTTCGCCAACTCTTCTGGTTGGTAAAATTCTAAATGGTAAATATGGCCAAAGCGATCACGAAGCGGCGCTGATAGAAGACTGGCCATCGTGGTGGCGCCAATCACCGTAAAGCGCGGTAAATCCAAGCGCAGCGTGCGCGCGGTTGGCCCCTTACCCATCACAATATCTAAAGCAAAATCTTCCATAGCTGGATAAAGAATTTCTTCCACGACTTTATTTAAGCGATGAATTTCATCAATAAATAAAATATCGCCTTCTTCCAAATTACTCAAAATCGCAGCCAGGTCGCCACTTTTCTCAATCGCCGGCCCGGAGGTCACCCGAATATTAGCCCCGGTTTCATTAGCAATAATATGAGCTAAGGTGGTTTTACCCAAACCAGGAGCGCCGTAAAGCAAAACGTGCTCTAAAGGCTCATCTCGTTTTTTAGTCGCCTTAATGGCAATTTCTAAATTTGATTTAATTTTTTCTTGCCCCACGTAGTCAGTTAATTTCTTAGGGCGCAAAGAGAGATCAAAGCGTTCTTCTTGTTTATTCTCGGTAGGACTGACGAGGCGGCCATCGGTCTCTAGTTCATGATCAAGTGACATAAAAAAATAATTACTCTTTAATTTAGATCTAGGAGCTCAATTTCTTGGAGGGTGGGCGCCGCCTTTAAATCAGGCTCTTGAGAAACCGGAATCAAAAAATCTTTACCCAGCTCCACTTCCGGCTCCGGTGCTAAGGGCGCGACATAATCATCCCAAGTGTCCTGGCCCGATCCGGCCAGATCAATTGGTTTGCCTAGGTATTTAGGCTTAACCTTAAAAAAAGTTTCTAACCAGCCTTTAACGCGAGCGAACATTTCTCGATTTTCAAAATAGTTAAGGTTATCATAATTCTGTTTATCAGCCACGCAACCCAAAGCTGGTAAATCTCGTTTCGCCGCAAAATATAAAGCTCGAGGCAAGTGAAAACGCTGGGTAATAATTAAAACTTCCGGCGCATTAAAAACTGCCTGGGCCCGATAGACGGAGTCATAAGTATCAAAACCGGCATGATCTAAGAAAATATCCTCCCCGGGGATGTTCTGGGCCAAGAGAAAATTGCGACCAGCAGTGACCTCATCATAAGTGTCGGTGCCATGATCGCCGGAAATGATAATTTTTTCAATCCGACCAGCTTGATATAATTCCGCGGCCGTCAGTAAACGATCAGAAAAAACCGGACTCACCGC
This window of the Candidatus Parcubacteria bacterium genome carries:
- a CDS encoding hypothetical protein (Derived by automated computational analysis using gene prediction method: GeneMarkS-2+.); the protein is MADYKRRPSESFESFLRKFRRAVKNGKRLEKAREKQHLIPEKTKRQQKKQALTGLRLKKEKDFLRKIGKIEEVARRRF
- the hisS gene encoding histidine--tRNA ligase (Derived by automated computational analysis using gene prediction method: Protein Homology. GO_component: GO:0005737 - cytoplasm [Evidence IEA]; GO_function: GO:0004821 - histidine-tRNA ligase activity [Evidence IEA]; GO_process: GO:0006427 - histidyl-tRNA aminoacylation [Evidence IEA]) gives rise to the protein MTKAKTTKKPAAKNSVKKKPVPAAVKKTAPVETKPTVRHLEKKSAKTYQHLMGFKDYLGKEFLTWDLATAKAWELARAYGFAPIKTPIIEDLGMYKKITRSGQEKEFFTVDLDPGQKGALRPELTQGMFRAYLENKSEDSSLPTRLFAIGPVFRQEKVGGGRYREFNQLDLEIIGEPKPISEALIINAAYRYLKELGLNFQLQINSLGDSDARRDYTNKLNAFFKERGRRTNLCHSCKKALLKSPLALLDCREDACLKARESAPQIADFLSVESREHFSKVLEYLDDLNIPYNFNSYLVRNLSYYSETVFEFWPVGVDGNTNGRQALAAGGRCDALLSFLGGKESACGVAIGLERITARLKEQNAVYKYPDEQELIYVAQLSESARVRALLLFEELRLAGFNVRQSFSVDGLRAQLEEANNLQAKVTLILGKKEIMDETILLRDMESGAQETIAIKKVKDKLDKKINRKVGVIYG
- the lepB gene encoding signal peptidase I (Derived by automated computational analysis using gene prediction method: Protein Homology. GO_function: GO:0004252 - serine-type endopeptidase activity [Evidence IEA]; GO_process: GO:0006465 - signal peptide processing [Evidence IEA]; GO_process: GO:0009306 - protein secretion [Evidence IEA]), yielding MLKKILLGLQEFIKMAAIAIVIIVAVRYFLIQPFYVKGASMEPTFSNYEYLIIDELSYRFKDPQRGQVVVFRYPRDPQEHFIKRVIGLPGETVQIKDNHVYIYNEEYPHGYILKENYLADDEITIANSENLVKLGADEYYVLGDNRDASQDSRFFGPVKRSFITGKVWVRGFPINRWGVFTDKDLPQY
- the queA gene encoding tRNA preQ1(34) S-adenosylmethionine ribosyltransferase-isomerase QueA (Derived by automated computational analysis using gene prediction method: Protein Homology. GO_function: GO:0016740 - transferase activity [Evidence IEA]; GO_function: GO:0016853 - isomerase activity [Evidence IEA]) translates to MSYELQSFNYYLPPELIGQEPAKPRDAARLLVLNCQTQEIQESNFKCLADFLQPGDVLVINDSKVLPARLLGNKESGGQVEILLHRLEKANVWECLVGGRVRSALKVFFKKGLVATLINDQGDGTWRVAFNQSGAKFIKTVSAIGLMPLPPYIKSAHQKLRANKKRYQTVYAADNKVGSVAAPTAGLHFTPRLLRSLKKRGISVKKITLHVGLGTFAAVKEADIRNHQMHAEWAVIDKKTATYLRSAKQAGRRLVAVGTTSARTLETWAQVGWPEELGAWTKIFIYPGYNFLAVDALITNFHLPQSTLLMMVSAFAGEDLTKKAYQLAVKKGYKFYSFGDGMLIV
- the ruvB gene encoding Holliday junction branch migration DNA helicase RuvB (Derived by automated computational analysis using gene prediction method: Protein Homology. GO_function: GO:0003677 - DNA binding [Evidence IEA]; GO_function: GO:0005524 - ATP binding [Evidence IEA]; GO_function: GO:0009378 - four-way junction helicase activity [Evidence IEA]; GO_process: GO:0006281 - DNA repair [Evidence IEA]; GO_process: GO:0006310 - DNA recombination [Evidence IEA]) translates to MSLDHELETDGRLVSPTENKQEERFDLSLRPKKLTDYVGQEKIKSNLEIAIKATKKRDEPLEHVLLYGAPGLGKTTLAHIIANETGANIRVTSGPAIEKSGDLAAILSNLEEGDILFIDEIHRLNKVVEEILYPAMEDFALDIVMGKGPTARTLRLDLPRFTVIGATTMASLLSAPLRDRFGHIYHLEFYQPEELAKIVRRSAKVLDVRLEPAAAGEIAQRSRKTPRVANRLLKRVRDYSLVKSDGVVDLPICKESFAMLEIDDLGLDQTDRKILKTIIEKFNGGPVGLNTLAAATGEELNTIENVYEPYLLQLGFLDRSARGRLVTESAYRHLKINRPGQLGL
- a CDS encoding ElyC/SanA/YdcF family protein (Derived by automated computational analysis using gene prediction method: Protein Homology.) — encoded protein: MRKKWSCWRYLLYLTLFGLWLFWYANVRVLEGMANIALDCHRLETYSAGLVLGARAYNDNAVSPVFSDRLLTAAELYQAGRIEKIIISGDHGTDTYDEVTAGRNFLLAQNIPGEDIFLDHAGFDTYDSVYRAQAVFNAPEVLIITQRFHLPRALYFAAKRDLPALGCVADKQNYDNLNYFENREMFARVKGWLETFFKVKPKYLGKPIDLAGSGQDTWDDYVAPLAPEPEVELGKDFLIPVSQEPDLKAAPTLQEIELLDLN